From the Argopecten irradians isolate NY unplaced genomic scaffold, Ai_NY scaffold_0017, whole genome shotgun sequence genome, one window contains:
- the LOC138311343 gene encoding LOW QUALITY PROTEIN: uncharacterized protein (The sequence of the model RefSeq protein was modified relative to this genomic sequence to represent the inferred CDS: inserted 1 base in 1 codon): MATASLDCRLCGGTLPVKDRRVIFGPTFKVIDQLSQILGYLATTEDGLSRHVCGQCFVKLNKLSRLQFDLTHKLDSLRAENDTLVAALREKHKHARKPLCVTPVSKKRVIIHSPTPRKTKKALTFSTPSKVSDQVPKSPKTVTLHVLPTSSIGDLGQTRKRPVKLFSPDKVKVMYRTKTDARIRSKIIKDIQLSQSIKNLAIHNSKLRTAKALMKTPLKEHIHKCIVAELQTEISRLTSTINKSILRNLDSNSLTTFKFANLNTEVATWAPLFHQLITTIVKDSKVGTAVTSAVALKFRNTHMSAFQHIISQILDHGGATDETISILNKLGLSVSTQATSNMRSNLMERQRKHTKVLMLEEKQEIEHPTGRSVQLKSAEIIGDNIDITRRPSHMTKENKGHSWHWFLLVGVEKRVLNPFLDDSAPLAEITKVDNSQFVPSLAECTSMEKRFTLHIMKVLVKYMDCFKKYSDCIPEYIPHPHIEETSKKSDFAILDLLDKSENKSEDMISILEHVHEKYIAHTDDENPSVIQKXGGDVLTNETAYSAQLAMLNSPTDFERLAGVIHRPEGLHRMMNLLLFIYQTFYKISSATDQGTLASLRNVIGRTNVQGADQVIEKYRAHYAFIDDVLDAYILAACMHLLGLDEIDSESTRKQPFFAALGTDQKLEFIHGVAKEILDKYIKFNDKLELIQQRTMELDRQRNVLKDMFVDHEQRYVCSYCDKKYKRVGNLKGHLQAHHDWMEEDNDGMDEDSCKADSIAIYRASFLKCALLLRDTNDAYQMADGDRIEENAKFQLLLSHVGNHTKYQLWLFRFLAYIVALLSPRMAYEYKWNCTSSLRGGREHNIPNDNLVEIQVHNVKKKIQDQGANCTYASARRAALTLQVQHEMRENMKHECLMKPSGTKRPEVSKINDLVSMVKEIQESDIMDYVPGREFCSFPGFRDIYSRVKTDVFHKWLSKQKERLSYEIV, translated from the exons ATGGCGACTGCATCGCTTGACTGTCGTCTGTGTGGAGGAACATTGCCAGTGAAAGACCGTAGAGTGATCTTTGGGCCAACATTTAAAGTGATCGATCAACTGTCCCAAATACTTGGGTATTTAGCTACTACGGAAGATGGGTTGTCACGCCACGTTTGTGGTCAATGCTTTGTGAAGCTGAATAAACTCAGCCGTTTGCAGTTTGACCTGACTCACAAGCTTGATTCACTTCGTGCAGAGAACGATACGCTAGTGGCTGCTTTAAGGGAAAAGCATAAACATGCAAGGAAACCACTCTGTGTCACCCCCGTATCTAAAAAAAGAGTTATCATTCATTCCCCGACGCCAAGAAAGACCAAAAAGGCGCTGACATTTTCTACACCATCTAAAGTGTCGGACCAAGTTCCGAAATCTCCCAAGACTGTAACGTTGCATGTGCTCCCAACATCTTCGATTGGCGATCTTGGACAAACACGCAAAAGGCCCGTAAAATTATTCTCGCCCGATAAAGTGAAG gtcatgtacagaacaaaaacagaTGCTCGCATTAGGTCAAAAATCATCAAGGACATTCAACTCTCACAGAGTATAAAGAACTTGGCAATCCATAATTCAAAATTGAGGACAGCAAAAGCTTTAATGAAAACACCCCTAAAAGAACACATTCATAAGTGTATCGTTGCAGAATTACAAACCGAAATCTCACGTTTAACCTCCACAATTAATAAATCTATTCTCCGAAATCTGGACAGCAATAGTCTCACAACATTCAAATTTGCCAACCTTAATACAGAAGTAGCAACATGGGCTCCACTTTTTCACCAACTCATTACCACAATAGTGAAAGACTCCAAAGTGGGAACTGCAGTGACATCAGCTGTAGCATTGAAATTCAGAAACACCCACATGTCAGCATTCCAGCATATCATCAGTCAGATATTGGATCACGGAGGAGCAACAGATGAG acTATCTCTATCCTAAACAAACTTGGACTGAGTGTGTCTACACAAGCCACAAGCAACATGAGGAGCAATCTGATGGAGAGGCAAAGGAAACATACAAAAGTCCTAATGTTGGAGGAAAAGCAGGAGATTGAACATCCGACAGGTAGGTCAGTTCAGTTGAAGTCAGCTGAAATCATTGGGGACAATATAGATATTACCCGTAGACCATCACATATGACCAAAGAAAATAAAGGTCACAGTTGGCACTGGTTTCTTCTAGTTGGAGTGGAGAAAAGGGTACTTAACCCGTTTCTAGATGACAGTGCTCCGTTAGCAGAAATCACTAAGGTGGATAATAGCCAATTTGTTCCAAGTTTGGCAGAATGTACTTCCATGGAGAAACGGTTTACACTTCACATCATGAAAGTGCTTGTCAAGTATATGGACTGTTTCAAAAAGTACAGTGACTGCATCCCAGAATATATACCACATCCCCATATAGAGGAAACATCCAAAAAATCTGACTTTGCCATATTGGATTTGCTCGACAAGAGTGAAAACAAGTCAGAGGATATGATTTCCATATTAGAACATGTCCACGAAAAGTACATTGCTCACACTGATGATGAAAATCCATCAGTGATCCAAA AAGGTGGGGATGTACTGACCAACGAAACAGCTTACTCAGCTCAGTTGGCCATGCTGAATAGTCCCACTGATTTTGAAAGACTAGCAGGTGTTATCCACAGGCCAGAAGGACTGCACAGGATGATGAACTTGTTATTG TTCATATATCAGACTTTCTACAAGATCAGCTCTGCAACAGATCAAGGAACTCTTGCCAGCCTGAGGAATGTCATTGGCCGTACTAATGTCCAGGGGGCTGACCAGGTTATTGAGAAATACAG GGCTCACTACGCCTTCATAGATGATGTCTTGGATGCGTATATTTTGGCAGCATGCATGCATTTGCTGGGGCTTGATGAGATAGATTCTGAATCTACCAGGAAACAACCGTTCTTTGCAGCTCTTGGAACAGATCAAAAACTTGAGTTCATCCATGGTGTAGCCaaagaaatccttgataaaTACATCAAGTTTAATGACA AGTTGGAACTGATACAGCAAAGAACTATGGAATTGGACAGACAGAGAAATGTCTTGAAAGACATGTTTGTTGATCATGAACAAAGATATGTCTGCAGCTATTGTGACAAAAAGTACAAAAGAGTTGGTAATTTGAAAGGTCACCTCCAAGCACATCATGATTGGATGGAAGAAGACAATGATGGCATGGATGAGGATTCCTGTAAAGCGGACAGCATCGCTATTTATCGGGCTTCTTTCCTTAAGTGTGCACTACTTCTTCGAGACACCAATGATGCATACCAAATGGCCGATGGTGATAGAATAGAAGAAAATGCCAAGTTCCAGTTACTTCTATCTCATGTTGGAAATCATACAAAATACCAACTGTGGCTTTTCAGATTTTTGGCTTACATTGTGGCTTTACTATCTCCACGCATGGCATACGAGTACAAATGGAATTGTACTTCAAGTTTACGTGGTGGACGTGAACACAACATCCCTAATGACAATTTGGTCGAGATCCAAGTACACAAcgtaaagaaaaaaattcagGATCAAGGCGCAAACTGTACCTATGCTAGTGCTCGACGAGCCGCACTTACACTCCAAGTTCAACATGAGATGCGGGAGAATATGAAACATGAGTGTTTGATGAAACCAAGTGGTACCAAGCGTCCAGAGGTATCAAAAATCAATGACCTTGTTTCCATGGTGAAAGAAATCCAGGAATCTGACATTATGGACTATGTCCCTGGTAGAGAGTTTTGTTCATTTCCAGGTTTTCGTGATATCTACTCGCGCGTGAAGACAGACGTTTTTCATAAATGGCTTTCAAAACAAAAGGAACGACTGTCATATGAGATTGTGTAA
- the LOC138311341 gene encoding ATP-dependent DNA helicase RecQ-like: MINMDEQENLMKLICERFKITELRQHQETAIRALSDGKDVFIGTKTGSGKSLAYECFPLLRQSTTVLIIAPLISIMYEQCDRLEKHGFRATYIGKDQNENDGIINGDYDFVFGSPECFLDDSKWRSMLKSEPFQQKLRLIVVDEAHTVIQWGKGSTKEDPFRIAFSRIGELRSLCKKAQLLALTATSGPTQRRQIMRTLCFKPIHEVITESPDRRNIKISTRCIPNNDDVEDTFNFLINYLSSEKEKLPRHVIFCESIVNVSKIHSVFVKHFGQSCELFDMYHSKTTEKVKSKIRKDMSEDGKIRVLICTNSAGMGVNFQELNHIIHYGIPRQMDTFVQQMGRAGRDGNFANELVLYKAHKGHLKHIESDLVKLVKDSKQCRHKELCSVTTHTPIEPKHQCCDVCENSCKCGGNACQETQIAPYPADTENVESQMEMKRGVSNDERNNLRHELFVLKYSLDDFSTFVNTEVIHGLTEKVIDNIVLKCDVLFTTADILKHVDIWTYNVALDIYNVISKVFGDSEMYNLGIELEDDGDSDSD; encoded by the exons ATGATAAACATGGATGAGCAAGAAAACTTAATGAAATTGATATGCGAACGATTTAAGATTACCGAATTACGACAACACCAGGAAACAGCTATTCGCGCTCTAAGCGATGGAAAAGATGTGTTTATCGGCACAAAGACAGGTAGTGGGAAGTCTCTTGCATACGAATGTTTCCCCTTACTACGTCAAAGCACCACCGTTTTAATCATAGCACCACTAATTTCGATAATGTATGAACAGTGTGACCGGTTGGAAAAGCATGGATTCAGGGCAACATATATCGGCAAGGACCAGAATGAAAATGATGGCATTATAAACGGAGACTATGACTTTGTTTTTGGTAGTCCTGAATGTTTCTTAGACGATTCGAAATGGCGAAGTATGTTGAAATCGGAACCCTTCCAACAGAAGCTGAGACTAATAGTTGTTGATGAAGCGCATACAGTTATCCAATG gggtaAAGGTTCAACAAAGGAGGATCCGTTTCGAATTGCCTTTTCTAGAATTGGAGAGCTACGCTCATTGTGCAAAAAAGCCCAACTTCTTGCATTAACAGCAACATCTGGACCAACACAGAGGAGGCAAATAATGAGGACTCTCTGTTTCAAACCAATTCATGAGGTGATCACAGAATCACCAGATCGACGCAACATTAAGATCTCCACTCGTTGCATTCCCAACAATGATGATGTAGAAGACACTTTTAACTTTCTAATAAACTATTTATCATCAGAGAAGGAGAAACTCCCTAggcatgttattttttgtgaatcGATTGTGAATGTTTCCAAAATTCACTCCGTatttgttaaacattttggaCAGTCGTGTGAACTTTTTGATATGTATCACAGCAAAACTACTGAAAAGGTGAAATCAAAAATAAGGAAAGACATGTCAGAAGACGGAAAAATACGTGTTCTCATTTGCACAAACTCTGCAGGAATGGGTGTTAACTTTCAAGAATTAAATCACATTATACACTACGGTATACCACGCCAAATGGACACATTTGTGCAACAGATGGGTCGTGCTGGTCGAGATGGTAATTTTGCAAACGAACTTGTTCTATATAAGGCACACAAAGGtcatttaaaacacatagaAAGTGATCTTGTGAAACTAGTGAAGGACTCAAAACAGTGTCGACATAAAGAGTTATGTTCTGTCACAACACACACACCTATTGAACCAAAGCATCAATGCTGTGATGTATGTGAGAACAGTTGTAAGTGTGGTGGAAACGCGTGTCAAGAGACTCAAATAGCACCATACCCTGCAGACACAGAAAATGTTGAGTCTCAGATGGAAATGAAACGTGGGGTTTCAAATGACGAACGGAATAATCTGCGCCATGAACTTTTTGTGCTAAAGTATTCATTGGATGACTTCAGCACATTTGTGAATACAGAGGTTATTCACGGATTGACAGAAAAAGTCATTGACAACATTGTCCTCAAATGTGATGTTTTATTCACAACTGCAGACATTTTGAAACATGTTGACATTTGGACATACAATGTTGCTTTGGAcatatacaatgttattagtaaAGTGTTTGGGGACTCAGAAATGTACAATTTAGGAATTGAGCTTGAGGATGATGGTGATTCGGACAGTGATTGA
- the LOC138311340 gene encoding uncharacterized protein yields the protein MVNEEESLLVIYQSKWQRNLLARYGNELVYLDATYRTTKYALPLFFLCVQTNGGFCVVGAFITEREDSSSVAEALQVIKDNNSAWTCKGFMIDSSEVEANAIHSVFPESKIYICDFHRKQAWHRWLIASKHGVTSQEQTSNLLNAVAESFTEDEFQQNLTRLHESQVWKTQPKLQNYINGQWLANDKHKMWVWAYRGDELTLVVNSNNGVEAQNEVFRYEYLSSLPMKTVSSLMTLLVEDFFVDSYRKYLESNVTMSAGWREPSGSVPKELHNRPKYLVQHIREATVRCSDITSDMVTMVTEKEFLVQSSNRQSHFYRIKLGDESSHTMPSCDCRAFKKTHFPCKHFCALICHINNITWNSLPNFYMNNPHFIIDEDCVKLPKDQLFNIQEVEHSTTACAPCKDLDNTITEPQQPQGPSLSDSARKVREILKDLYNLTYIADSVQAMEEARKHLSSASEQLREGCPAIGSLLLENIPPKRPSKKRKLSTEPLLKKLPTRAKRKRTIKHQFQRISVNDGEYLTLHFGNCFQYCDIGSSKQNVICI from the exons ATGGTCAATGAGGAAGAGTCTCTCCTGGTTATATACCAGTCTAAATGGCAGAGAAATTTACTTGCTAGATATGGAAACGAGCTGGTGTATCTGGATGCCACATACAGAACAACTAAGTATGCTTTGCCATTGTTTTTCCTTTGTGTGCAGACCAATGGTGGGTTTTGTGTTGTGGGAGCTTTTATCACCGAGAGGGAGGACTCCAGCTCTGTTGCTGAAGCTTTGCAAGTCATCAAAGATAACAACTCAGCATGGACCTGTAAAGGATTTATGATAGACTCCTCAGAGGTAGAAGCCAATGCTATTCACAGTGTGTTCCCTG AGTCGAAAATCTACATATGTGACTTCCATCGGAAACAAGCTTGGCACAGGTGGTTGATTGCATCAAAGCATGGTGTTACTAGCCAGGAGCAGACATCCAATCTTCTAAAC GCTGTTGCAGAGTCTTTCACTGAAGatgaatttcaacaaaatttgacacGTCTTCATGAAAGCCAGGTTTGGAAAACCCAACCAAAGCTACAAAATTACATCAATGGACAGTGGCTTGCAAATGACAAACACAAG ATGTGGGTCTGGGCCTACCGAGGGGATGAACTTACTCTGGTTGTCAATAGTAACAATGGTGTGGAGGCACAGAACGAGGTTTTTAGATATGAATACCTGTCATCTCTCCCTATGAAGACTGTATCAAGCCTCATGACTCTGCTCGTGGAGGACTTCTTTGTGGATTCCTATCGCAA GTACCTGGAGAGCAATGTCACAATGTCAGCTGGTTGGAGGGAACCATCAGGCTCTGTTCCAAAAGAGCTTCATAACCGGCCCAAATACCTTGTACAACATATTCGTGAAGCAACGGTTAGATGTTCGGACATCACTTCAGACATGGTCACAATGGTAACTGAGAAAGAGTTTCTAGTGCAGTCATCTAACCGCCAGTCTCACTTCTATCGTATTAAGCTAGGTGATGAATCCAGTCACACCATGCCATCTTGTGACTGTAGGGCATTCAAGAAAACACATTTCCCCTGTAAGCATTTCTGTGCTTTGATATGCCACATCAATAACATCACATGGAACTCTTTGCCAAACTTCTACATGAACAATCCTCATTTTATCATTGATGAGGATTGTGTCAAGCTGCCGAAAGATCAACTTTTTAACATACAAGAAGTGGAGCATTCTACAACAGCATGTGCACCTTGTAAAGACCTAGATAACACCATCACAGAGCCACAGCAGCCGCAAGGTCCTTCTCTTTCTGACTCTGCCAGGAAGGTCAGGGAAATCTTGAAAGATTTATACAATCTCACGTACATTGCTGATTCCGTTCAGGCTATGGAAGAGGCAAGAAAACATCTGTCCTCTGCATCAGAGCAACTCCGAGAAGGTTGCCCTGCCATTGGTTCATTGCTGTTGGAGAATATTCCTCCAAAGAGACCATCCAAAAAACGAAAATTGTCCACTGAACCTCTTCTTAAGAAACTGCCAACAAGAGCCAAGAGGAAACGTACAATCAAAC ACCAATTCCAGAGAATTTCTGTAAATGACGGTGagtatttaacattacattttgGAAACTGCTTTCAATACTGTGACATAGGCTCaagtaaacaaaatgttatCTGCATATGA